One stretch of Calonectris borealis chromosome 5, bCalBor7.hap1.2, whole genome shotgun sequence DNA includes these proteins:
- the SLC10A1 gene encoding hepatic sodium/bile acid cotransporter, with product MNKTKGAFESPELWSPARTQSTSLTSVAPPPFAFGQQATDKALNVILIVVLFVIMVSLGCTMEIAKITTHLRKPKGVAIAVMAQYGIMPLTAFVLGKLFQLGATESLAILICGCCPGGNLSNIFSLALRGDMNLSIIMTTCSTVLAIGLMPLLLYLYSGGLYEGDLEGKVPYKGIITSLVLMLIPCAIGIILNEKKPQYTGFTIKAGMVVLLLSSAAIIVLSVANVGSSIMVVFSPSLLGSSALMPLIGFLLGYVLSAIFKLNDRCRRTVCMETGCQNVQLCSTILKVAFAPETIGPLYFFPLLYLLFQLGEGLLLVLVFRIRDRIMKPNGTCSKDDLGSCGHSYCSRNETSVQTLQKQ from the exons ATGAACAAGACCAAGGGAGCTTTTGAAAGCCCAGAGCTTTGGAGCCCAGCTCGCACGCAGAGCACCTCCTTGACCAGTGTGGCACCACCACCGTTTGCATTTGGCCAACAGGCCACGGACAAAGCCCTGAATGTGATCCTTATTGTGGTCCTCTTTGTCATCATGGTATCTCTCGGGTGTACAATGGAGATAGCCAAGATCACAACTCACCTCAGGAAACCCAAAGGCGTGGCAATTGCTGTAATGGCTCAGTATGGCATCATGCCCTTGACGGCATTCGTACTGGGCAAGCTCTTCCAGCTGGGTGCTACAGAATCCCTGGCCATCCTCATCTGCGGCTGCTGCCCAGGGGGAAACCTCTCCAACATCTTTAGCCTGGCACTAAGAGGGGACATGAACCTCAG CATCATAATGACCACATGCTCAACGGTCCTGGCAATTGGACTAATGCCTCTGCTTCTGTACCTTTACTCGGGAGGACTATACGAGGGTGATTTGGAGGGCAAGGTGCCTTACAAAGGAATAATCACCTCCCTGGTCCTAATGCTAATCCCCTGTGCCATCGGCATCATCCTGAATGAGAAGAAACCACAGTACACTGGCTTTACCATCAAG GCAGGGATGGTTGTGCTTCTGCTGTCATCCGCTGCAATAATTGTTCTGTCTGTGGCCAATGTGGGAAGCAGCATCATGGTCGTCTTCTCACCATCCCTCCTGGGATCTTCTGCCTTGATGCCTTTGATTGGATTCCTGCTGGGCTACGTTCTCTCCGCAATCTTCAAGCTTAATGACAG ATGCAGGCGAACAGTGTGCATGGAAACTGGCTGCCAGAACGTACAGCTTTGCTCGACTATCCTCAAGGTCGCCTTTGCCCCAGAAACCATCGGCCCCCTGTACTTCTTCCCACTGCTCTACTTGCTGTTCCAGCTTGGAGAGGGACTTCTGCTGGTCCTGGTCTTTAGGATCCGTGATAGAATAATGAAACCAAATGGCAC